One part of the Candidatus Poribacteria bacterium genome encodes these proteins:
- a CDS encoding FGGY family carbohydrate kinase, whose product MTDHKHPRLALGLDSSTQSLSAVVIDIDTAEKCFEHSLDYRADTRLNQFGIGEDYILPPSDEGEAEQPPLMYLASLDALFADLREAGVPLEDILLINTSGQQHGHVYLNRDADALLAQLASFQNFDEDGRDLQILLEKAFAYPNAPIWMTANTSAQTEAVRNGVGGKAEMINLSGSDAPLRFTGAVVRRVGEQFPECYAATAKVQLISSFIPAVLTGNAEVPIDYGNGCGMSLMNYRTQTWDDALLAATADDLPGGVGALQSKLPALARPDSIVGSLAAYYIEKYGFDGRCAVIAGSGDNPQAKVPVAGDLLSLGTSFVNMVSTDGDTLDPEGFANAMYDGISRPFMFGCRTNGAMVWDAVRSQYGLTKEEYAPAEAALQVVVPGEFMAFWQPKTESFPVSGAFELIHSTAQPTLAEDYTGIIETSLAAVYIYSAVFTKQTQAPLFVTGGATDSPEIMRRVAGIWNRPTLPVEKGGAALGAAVAGVKALYDANSDTEAESFDIEAFSASVLKRGEPIQPHPEDVAAYHGEGKYLQRFREKYEKIMTEHPA is encoded by the coding sequence GTGACCGATCACAAACACCCACGTCTTGCTCTCGGTTTAGATTCAAGCACGCAGAGCCTATCTGCTGTTGTTATTGATATTGACACAGCGGAAAAATGTTTTGAGCATTCGCTTGATTATCGCGCCGATACACGCCTCAACCAATTCGGCATTGGGGAGGATTATATCTTACCGCCAAGCGATGAAGGCGAAGCCGAGCAGCCACCGTTGATGTATCTCGCCTCGCTTGATGCCCTGTTTGCTGACCTACGCGAGGCAGGCGTTCCACTTGAGGATATTCTGCTCATCAACACATCAGGGCAGCAACATGGGCATGTCTATCTGAACCGAGACGCGGACGCGCTTTTGGCGCAGCTTGCGAGTTTCCAAAACTTTGATGAGGATGGACGCGACTTGCAAATCCTGCTGGAGAAGGCGTTCGCATATCCGAATGCCCCGATCTGGATGACCGCGAATACCTCGGCGCAAACCGAGGCTGTCCGAAACGGTGTCGGTGGGAAAGCAGAGATGATTAATCTCTCCGGTTCGGATGCACCGCTCCGCTTCACAGGTGCTGTCGTGCGCCGTGTCGGCGAACAGTTTCCTGAATGCTATGCGGCAACAGCAAAAGTCCAGTTGATTAGCAGTTTTATTCCAGCAGTGCTAACGGGTAACGCCGAAGTTCCTATCGACTACGGAAACGGATGTGGCATGTCGCTCATGAATTACCGGACCCAAACGTGGGATGATGCGCTGTTAGCAGCAACCGCGGACGACTTACCGGGTGGTGTGGGAGCACTTCAGTCGAAATTGCCAGCACTCGCACGTCCAGATTCCATTGTGGGCAGTCTCGCTGCGTATTACATAGAGAAATACGGCTTTGACGGTCGCTGCGCAGTGATCGCAGGCTCCGGTGACAATCCGCAAGCCAAGGTGCCGGTTGCCGGAGATTTGCTCAGTCTCGGGACGAGTTTCGTCAACATGGTCTCAACCGATGGGGACACGCTCGATCCAGAGGGATTTGCCAACGCGATGTATGATGGCATTAGTCGTCCCTTCATGTTCGGATGCCGCACGAACGGCGCGATGGTATGGGATGCGGTGCGAAGTCAGTATGGATTAACGAAAGAGGAATACGCACCCGCAGAAGCAGCGTTACAGGTTGTTGTCCCTGGAGAATTTATGGCGTTTTGGCAGCCGAAGACCGAGTCCTTCCCAGTCTCTGGTGCGTTTGAATTGATCCATTCGACAGCACAACCCACGCTGGCAGAAGATTACACCGGTATTATTGAGACGAGTCTCGCTGCGGTTTATATTTACTCCGCTGTCTTTACAAAACAAACACAAGCTCCTTTGTTCGTAACCGGCGGCGCAACAGATAGCCCTGAAATCATGCGGCGTGTCGCGGGAATCTGGAATAGACCTACGCTGCCGGTGGAAAAAGGCGGTGCAGCACTTGGAGCCGCTGTTGCAGGGGTTAAGGCACTCTATGATGCGAACTCCGACACGGAAGCCGAGTCTTTTGATATTGAGGCGTTCAGTGCTTCGGTCCTGAAACGCGGCGAACCGATTCAACCACATCCCGAAGATGTCGCTGCCTATCACGGTGAGGGGAAGTATCTCCAGCGGTTTCGTGAAAAATACGAAAAAATCATGACAGAGCATCCAGCATAA
- the moaC gene encoding cyclic pyranopterin monophosphate synthase MoaC: protein MNDSLTHFDEKGNTRMVNVGGKEETLRIAIARGHITARPETLQLIAEQGMKKGDVLEVARLAGIMAAKRTGELIPLCHPLALTSIRVELTIADDAPQVEIEAEVQTVGRTGVEMEALTAVSVAALTVYDMCKAVDREMVIGDVRLVKKTGGKSGTFARDTVSSSDT from the coding sequence ATGAACGATTCTCTAACGCACTTTGATGAAAAAGGCAACACACGGATGGTGAATGTCGGTGGCAAGGAGGAAACACTGCGGATTGCCATCGCTCGCGGGCATATTACGGCTCGCCCTGAAACGCTTCAGTTGATTGCTGAGCAAGGAATGAAGAAGGGCGATGTTTTAGAGGTTGCGCGGCTTGCTGGTATTATGGCGGCAAAGCGCACGGGTGAACTCATCCCGTTGTGTCACCCCCTCGCGTTGACTTCGATTCGCGTTGAACTCACTATCGCAGATGACGCGCCACAGGTTGAGATTGAAGCAGAAGTCCAGACGGTGGGTCGGACAGGTGTAGAGATGGAAGCACTCACGGCTGTTTCCGTCGCGGCACTGACCGTTTACGATATGTGTAAGGCAGTAGACAGAGAAATGGTTATCGGCGATGTCAGGCTTGTCAAGAAAACGGGCGGTAAGAGCGGTACCTTCGCAAGAGACACGGTTTCCAGTTCCGATACATAG